The DNA sequence TCGTCGCCCGAGGCAGACGGGAGTGTGACGACAGGCCTTAGGGGCGCGGTTCGGCCATCGTGGAGCAGTGGATGCCGCCGCCCCCGGCCATCAGCCGGTCGACGTCGAGCTGCACCACGGTCCGGCCGGGGAAGGCGGCCGCCAGGGCACGCTTCGCCGCCGCGTCCTTCGCGGAGTCCCCGAACTGGGCGGTGATGACAGCCCCGTTGACCACGTGGAAGTTCATGTACGAGTCGACGAACTCGGGGTTCTTCGAGCGCGTGGTGTCGGGCCCGTCGACCTTGATGACGGTCAGTCGCCGGCCCCGGGCGTCCGTGGCCGCGGAGAGGATCGAGAACTGCTCACGGGCATCGCGCGCCCAGATGTCGTCCCGGCTCGCCGGTGGCACCTGGACCATGACCACGCCGGGACGGATGAAGCGCGAGGTCACGTCGATGTGGTCGTCGGTGATGTCCTTGCCCTTGATGCCGGGCACCCAGATCATCTTGTCGGCCCCGTAGGCGTGGAGCACGGCGTCCTCGACCTCGGCCCGGCTCCAGCCCCGGTTGCGGTTCTTGTTGACGAGGCTGCTCTCCGTGGCCATCACGGTCCCGTCGCCGTCGGTCTCGATCGACCCGCCCTCGCCGACGAAATCCGTCTTGCCGAAGGGGAGATGGGCCTCATAGGCGACGCTCTCCGCGACGTGGGCGTCGTAGGAGTGGGCCTGCTTGTTGCCCCAGCCGTTGAAGTTCAGGCCGATCGCGTCGAGGCCACCGCGGCCGTCCCGGCGGAAGACCGGCGCGATGTCGCGCATCCAGAGGTCGTCGGTGCCGATGGCGGTGGTCACGGTCACGGCCGGGCCGCACCAGGAGCGGGCGGTGGCGGCCGTGTACGCGTCCGGGGCGCACATGACGACGGGCTCGTAGCGCGCGATCGTCTTCGCGATCAGCGCGATGTCCTCCTGGACTCCGGTCAGTGCGCGGCCGCCCCAGATGGATGAGCGCGAGGGCCAGGACATCCAGGTGCGGGCGTGCGGAACGTCATCGATGTCCACCCGCCAGCGCTGTACTCCCGCGCTCGGCGCCCGGACCGCCCCCGGGACCGCGGCAGCCGCGGTCCCGAGCGCGACTCCCGCCGCTCCGAGTCCGGCGGCCCCCAGGACGATCCGGCGGGAGGGGGCGGAGCCGAAGAACCGGCCGAGGAGGGAGCGGCTGTCGTCGGGGGAGTCGGGCATCGAGGGGCCTCCGGATCGAGTGGGGGTGCGGGCCGGGAGCGGCCACGGCCAGAACTCTGTCACTGACTGAAAATTCAGTCAAGACGCAGGGTGTGCGTGATCCCTACTGAGGGAGGAGACGTCCTACGAGGGCTGCGGCTCAGGTGGTGCGGCTGGGGCTGCGGCTGCGGCTGCGGCTCAGGCGGTGCGGGCGAGGCGGTCCAGCTCGGCGGCGATGGACGACACCATCAGCTCACGGGCGTGCGCCAGGGGCAGGCTGCCGCTGAGCCAGCGCGAGCTCAGCCCCTCCACCAGGGCGGTCAGCCGCTCGGCGGCACTGGTGAGGGCGGCGGCCGCGGCCATGGGGCGGACCTGCCCGAGCAGCTCGCTCACTTCCTGGATCCATACGCGGGTGGCGCCGGCGAGGTCTTCCCTCAGGTCGGGGTCGAACACCGCGCTGGCCCGCAGCTCTCCCCAGGCCGTGCTGTTCTCCCGTACCCCGGGGGCGTCCTGGAACTCCAGCAGGAGCGTCTGCTCCAGCTCGCCCAAAGCGTCGAGCGGCGGATCGGCGGGGTCGCGCTCCGCGGTGTAGCGGCCGGCGCGGTCGTTGATGAACTCCAGGGTGGCGCGGAGGATGCCCGCGCGGTCCTTGAAGTGGTAGTAGATCAAGGCCGTGGACACGCCCGCCTCGGCGGCGAGCTCCTCCACGCGCAGGCCGCGGACGCCGCGCCGGGCGATGACCCGCGCGGCGCCTTCCATGATTGCCGTTCGACGATCAGCCACGGTCCGCACCTTACCCGGAGGGTGGGTGCCGGGGTGGGTCGGGACTGACCGAAGGTCTGGTCAGCGCCCTTGGGAGACCGTGATGCGGGAGGGCAGTGAGGCGACCCCCTCGAGCATTCTGGCGGGCAGGTCGATCTCGAAAGCCTCCAGGGTGACGATGTCCGCCAGTGTGGAGACGTCGAGGCAGGGCGTGAGCGTCCCTGAGTACACCCCGGAGACGAGGCCGGGGAAGGCGTGCGGCAGCCGGTCGAGCACCAGCTGCGCCGCGGATACGCCGTCGTCATCGTGGAGGGTGAGGGCGGTGACCTGTGCCAGGACGACGTCAGGAGGAAGGGTCTCCAGCGAGACGGCCTCCAGCGCGAGGGTCCGGAGCGCAGGCAGCTCTGTCATCTCCTGCCAGTCCTCGGCGGAGATCCGGTCGGATAGGTGAGTGAGGGACGTCAGGGCGGCGAATCGGGAGAGTCCCTTCAGGTCCCGCTCCGACACGGCTCCCTCCACCCTGTTCAGGGCGTGCAGGGGCGCGCGCGGGGGAAGGGATTCCGGGGACCGGCACAGCGAAACGCCGTTGTAGAGCCATAGGTGGGTCAGCGTCGTCAGGCGGTTCAGCCGGCTCAGGTCCATGGTGGGCGAGCCCTCGATGGCCAGGCGCCTGATCGGAAGCTCGTCGAGAGGGGAAAGGTCCGTGAGCGCGGGGCAGTGGAGGGCTGAGAACGATGCGAGCCCCGATTGGGCCCGCAGGAATTCCAGATCCGTCAGCGGGTGACTCGTCAGCCGGAGCTTCGTGATCTTGTGTCGGGAAAGGTACGACGTGAGCGTCTCCACGGACACGGCGTTCCTGACGTCCAGCGAGTCCGCGCGGAGGTTCAGGCGCTCCAGATGGAGCAGTTGTGCGTCGGAGGTGACGCTGTAGTCGAGACCGTCAGGGTCGAGGTGTGCGATGACCTCATCGGCGTACCGGGCGCTGTCGAACCGCGACCAGGCCCACATGAGCTGGCTGCGCACCCTGAGGGAGGGGTGCCCGGAGTAGCCGGCCAGGAAGGGTATGGCCGCATCGGACGCGACCTTGGAAGCAGCGATGACGGTGTAGTAGCAGTCCGATTCGTCCAGGCCGTCGGGGCCGGGCAGGAGGTCCAGGATCAGTGGACCCAAAGTGCCCAAGGCGCGGGCGCTGAACTCGTCGCGCGGCGTGATCAGCCTGGTAGTGCGTTCCTCCACCGCCTCGCGGACGGACGGGTCCAGGGTCGTGGCGTGCTCCAGGCAGGCGGCGGCGAGGAGGTACACGCGGCGGTCTTCGGTGCGGTCGCCGAGGGTCAGCATGTCCTCGAAGAGGGTCACCCGCTCGCGGGGCCGGGCCAGGGCGACGGCCATGCGGATGACGTCCTCCCACTGGTCGTCCGCGGCGTGCGCGGCGAGCAGGCCGAAGTCGCCCTCCTCCACCGCCGCCCGCGCGCCCAGGAAGTCCTGGAAGGTGCGGTGGATGAAGTCCACCGTTCCCGGGGCCGGCTGGCGGAGCAGGCCGCTGCGCTGGAGGAAGTGGTCGAAGACGGCCGACGCCCCGCCCAGTGCCGCGGCCTCGGGGACGGCGGGCAGGGCCCGGCCGATGATGTCCTCGGCCTGGGAACGGTCCATCTCCGTACGGCCGTTCTTGATCAGCCAGTACGCGAGCCGCTGGAGGAGTTCGAGCTGCGGCTCCTCCCGGAGGTCGGGGACCTTCATGTCCCGTTCCCGGTCGCGGCGGCTGATCAGCATGGACAGCGCTGCCTCATACAAGTCCTTGCGTCCGTGGGGGAGATAGCCGCGCCGGTCGCGGTGGAGCGCGCAGATCAGGCCGCACAGCAGGGGGTTGGTGGCCAGCCTGCCGAGGTCGGCCTTCGTTGCGACGGCGGTGAGGAGCTGCTCCTCGTACACGTCGAGTTCGGCCGCGGACTCGGACCCGTCGCGGGCGGCCGCGTGCCAGCGCCTGATGAAGGTGGCGGTGTCGGCGCGCCCCATGGAGGACAGTGCCAGTTCGCCGAAGTCTTCCGCGGTGAGCCAGTCCTGGCCGACGGCCGACGGGCGTGAGGTGACCAGCCAGCGGTTGCCGTCGTCGTCGTACGTGTCGATGAGGTCCCGCAGCCAGCGGCGGGTCCGGTCCCGCTCCGGTTCCGGGATCTCGTCGATGCCGTCCACGAGGACCAGCCCCCGGCCGGCGGTCAGCACCCGGTGCTCCCATCCGGCGGGCTGGGAGCCGGCGAGCGGGCAGCCGATCGCGGCGAGGAAGTCCTTGGGGGCCGGCAACCGCTCGCCGTGGCGGGTGAGGGTGCGCAGGGGGAGCACGAAGGGGACCCGGTCGCGGAGGTACGCGGGCCGGTCCGGGCGGTCCTGCTGCGCGGCGGTGACCGCCAGCCACTGGACGAGCGTGGTCTTCCCCGAACCGGCCTCGCCCCGCAGGAGGACGCGGGGGGTGCGGGCCAGCGCTTGATCGGCGGGCTGGGTTTCCAGAGTCCGCTGCACCGCGAGGAAATCGTCCGCGGACTCGTAGGCGTCCCAGGAGATCTCCGTGCGCCCCAGCGGTGCAGCCTCCAGGCTCAGGTACGCCACGTCCAGCGGCCAGCGCGCGGGCGAATTGCTCAGGTCGATGCCGTAGATGGTGAGTTTGGAGTGCTTCTTCGCCACGTACGGCAGGTACGTGGCCTCGAACGCGGCGTCCGCCGCGTCGGGCAGCGGAGTGCGCCGGATCAACTCGTTCGTCTTCGAAGTCAGTTCGTCCACCGCTCGGGTCTGCCCGACCAGCGCATGCGCCGTGAAGGTCTTGCGCTGGGTGAAGAACTCCAGGATGTGCAGGGAGGCGACGCCGAGCAGGGCCTCGTAGAAGTGCGTGGCGTCGGCGGAGAGGTGGCGCTCCGGGCGGTCGGCCGCGCGGCGCAGTTCGCGGGCGAAGGCTTCCGGCCCGAGGCGGACCGCGTCGACGTCCGTGATCGTGAGGTCGCCGAGGGCGTGCAGGGTGGTGGCGAGGGCGTCGGTGACGGCTTCGCGCTCGTCCGCCGGGATCCGGCGTTCGCCCGTACTCAGGGCCTGCCGGACGAGGGTGTCGGACAGGGCCCGTACATCGGACTCGGTGAGGGTGCGCTTCTCGCCCTTGAACGAGACGTACCCCGAGATCCGGACCGGCTTGTCGACCAGTCCCGCCCCGGGGCCGTCGGTGACGAAGAACTTCCGGACGAGCGGGCCGATCACGGCCGTCGCCAACTTGAGCCCGATGGCTGTGGGTTCCACGTGTGCCCCCCATAGAGCTGTGCCGGTGCCGCCCGACGCGATTCTAGAGTGCGCCGTGCTCAGGCCGCCGGGGGAGCGGGCTACGGCATCATGGCTCCGGGATCGGGTGAGGGGGAGCGCGGTGGCACAGGACGAGGTGCGCGGCAGTGTCGTGGTGGCCGGGCGGTACCGCCTGGAAGACCGGCTGGGCCGGGGCGGAATGGGTACCGTCTGGCGGGCCACCGACGAGCTGCTCGGGCGTCCGGTCGCCGTCAAGGAACTGCACGCGGGTGAGGGCGACGGGGACGGTGTGGCCGCGGGGGCACTGCGGGAGGCGCGGGCCGTGGCGCACGTGCGGCACCCCCATGTCGTCGTGGTCCACGACGTCGTCGAACACCGCGGGCGGCCCTGCATCGTCATGGAACTGGTCGACGGTGCTTCGCTCGCCGACCTGATCTCCGCCGGGAAGACCCTCACCCCGGTCGAGACGGCCAGGACCGCACTCGCCCTGCTCGGCGCCCTGACCGCGGCGCACGGCCGGGGCGTGCTCCACCGGGACGTGAAGCCGGCCAACGTCCTCATGGAGTCGGGGACCGGCCGGGTGGTGCTCACCGACTTCGGCATCGCCCGGTTCTCCGGGGCCACCACCATCAGCCAGACGGGCGCCTTCGTCGGCTCGCCCGAGTACACCGCTCCCGAGCGGATCCAGGGAGCCGAGGCCGGACCGGCCGCCGACCTGTGGTCGCTCGGCACGCTCATGTGCACCGCGCTGACCGGGGAGTCCCCCTTCCGTCGCGATTCGCTGGGCGGCGTCCTGCACGCCGTCGTCTCCGCGGAGATCCGCCCGCCCGCCCAGGCCGGGCCGCTCCTGCCGGTCATCCGGGGCCTGCTGGAACGCGACCCGGAGCGAAGGATGGCGGCGGCCGAGGCGGACCGGCTGCTGTCGGGGTACCTGGCCGGGGGCAGCCTCCTGCCCGGCGGCGGCGACCGTGCACCCGCCGACCGTGTGCCTGCGCCCGCCGACGGGATGCCGACCTCCGCGGCCGCGGCCGCGCCCGCGGGCGTGCCCGCCTCCGACTCCGACTCCGCCTCCGAGGGGCTGACGGCCCCCGCCGCGGCTCCGCGCCCGACGGCCCGGCAGCGCGTCGCCATGCGGTCGGGCCTGCGCCTCGGGCTGATCGCGGCCGCCGCCGCCGTGTTGGTGGCGGCCGGGGTGGTGGTGGGCGTCGACCCGCTGCGTTCGCTGCTCGGCGGGGAGGGGTCGGGGCACGGATCACGGAGCGGGGTGGCGGCCCCCGCCGGCTCCGCGACCCCGACCCCGCTTTCGCCCCCGGGCGGGGCCGGCGCCGCACCGAGTGCGGTGGGCGTGACCCCGAGCGGGCCGCCCTCCGGCTATCGGACCTTCGCCGACCCGCAGGGCTTCGCCATCGCCGTGCCCGAGGGGTACCAGCGGGCCACCGACGACCAACGGGTCTTCTACGTCTCCCCGGACGGGGCCTTCCGCATCGGCATCCGGGTGAAGATGCCGGTGCTCGGAGGTCCGCTCGGCGTGATGCGGCAGGCCCACGCCATGGGCCCGGACATCGACCCGGGCTACCGCGCCGGCACGGTCGTCTCCACGACCCACCACGAACTTCCGGCGGCGCTGTGGGAGTTCACCTGGAACGGTTTCACCCCGGCCGAGGGCGCCCGGCACACCTACGACCTCTGCTGGGACCAGAACGGCCGGATGTACGACATCTGGGTCTCCGCCCCGGTGGGTGAACTCGCCGAAGCCAAACGTCACTTCGACACCGCCGTGGCCACCTTCGTGCCCGGCGCACCCGGCTCCGTCACCCCCTGAACCCGTTCTCCCTCCCGCCGGCTCCGGTCAGGTGCGCAGGACCACCAGCCCGTCGAGCCCGTCGGTCCTGCGCAGGCTGCCGGGCACCAGCGGGGCGAAGGTGCGCGGGAGCGCCAGGCCCGGGACTCCGTCGCCCTCGGGTGCGTCGAAGAGGTACGCGGCCTCCGAGGCGCTGTCGCTGACCAGGTGCGGGCCGTCCGCCCCGGCCGTGGCCCGGGTCAGCGGCGTCCGGAAGAGGCTGCGCAGCTGGCGCAGGGTTTCCGCCGTGACCGGTACCGGCATCGGCGGCGGCTCCGGCCGGGCAGGGCCCCGCGGGGACTGCGGATCGGCCGGCCCGTCGTTCGGGACGGCCCCGCCCCGGCCGTCGGCTGCGAACACGGCGTCCATGGCCTCCGTACCGTCGGCGTCGTTCGGACCCTGCGAACCGTCCGGGCCGTCCGGCGGGATGGCCCCCGCCAGCAGCAGCGCCAGCAGCACCGGAACCGCCTTGCGCCGGAGCGCCTCGGTGGCCCGGCCCAGCCGGTGCGCGTGCCCGCCGGGCAGCGAGAGCGCGAGGCTGCCCGCCGCGTCGCCGAGTGCCAGGGGCACCGCCGCGCACACCACGCCGGGGGCGTACTCGCGGAGGTCGAAGACCGGGGCCCCCGGGGCCACCGCGTCGAGCGCGCTGAACAGGGCCCGGCTGTCGGTGATGGTCCGCTCGGTGAGCCGGGCGGTCCGGTGCCGGGCCACGTGGTCGGCGCGGCCGTCGTGGTCGAGCTGGCTCAGCAGGCACTTGCCCACGGCGCTGGCGTGCGCCGCGTCCCGGAAGTCCACCCACTCCCGCACCGGCGGGGCTCCCGGCCCGTCCGCCATCTGGGTGATCCGGACCTCCCCCTCCGCGTACCGGCTCAGGTACACGGCCGCGCCCGCGCTGTCCCGCGCCAGGGCCAGCGTGCGCTGCAACTGGCCCGCCAGGCCCCGGCCGCCCGGGGCCGCGAGCCGGTCGAGGGCCGGCCCGGGGGCGTAGACCCCGACGCCGGGGCGGTACGCGTACCCCTCCTCGCAGAGCATCGACAGCAGCGGCCCGAGCTCCGCCTCGGCCAGGCCGGCCTCCCGCCCGAGCCGCCCGGACCGTACCCCGAGCGGCCGCCGCTGCAGGACCCGTACGACGGCCAGGGCGCGCCGCGCCGCCGCCAGGGCCTCGCCCCCGCCGGGCTGGACGACGGTCCCGCGGGCCGCCGCCGTCACAGCGGGGTGGCGCAGCGGGCCCGCCCCCAGCCGGGGTGCTCCCGGCCGGGGCGCACCGGACCGCGTCTGCCTCGGCGGAGCGGCCGGCGGCCGGAAGGCGTCCAGCGCCCGGGACACCCCGGGCCTGGGCAGCGGCACCGGGCCCAGGTCGGGGTCGTCGAGCTGGTCCACGTAGCGCAGGACGGCCGCCTGCGCGCACAGCCGTACCTCGCGGAGCTCCCGGCGACCGCCCGGCCGGAAACGGCGCCGGCCCAGCTCCCGAGCCCAGACCCGGGCGTCGTGGTGTTCGCCGCGCCGCGAGTGGTCGAGGAAGAGGCAGTACGCGGCGTGCGTGGTCCGGCTGCGCCCGGATCCGGCGGCGAACTGCCACCAGAACCGGGCCCCTTCGCGCAGTCCGGCCAGGTGCAGCAGACAGCCGAAGACCACGGCTCCGGGCAGGTCGGCGTGGCCGCCGCTCTCGAAGGCGTCGAGCCGCTCCCGGGCCCCCGTGGCGCACACGGAGGCCAGACAGGCGGCCTTGAGGTCGCGTCCGGCCCGCTCGGCGTCCAGCGGCAGATCGCGCAGGGGGTCGCTCCAGCCCGGCGTGCGGCGCCGGGCGTGGGCTGCGCCGCGCCTGGGAGCCGGTGCGGAGGCCGGTGCCGACGCCGGGGCCGCGGCGTCGGCACCCCGCAGCAACCGAGCCTCCGCCGCGCCCAGGTCGTAGTGCGGATAGCGGTCGCGCACGCTCGCCCGGGCCAGGAACTGCTCGAGGGAACGCGGGAGTCCGCCGTCCTCGCGACGGGTTCCGCGGCTCGTGTTGCGGTTCATGACTCGGCCGAGGTGTCGAGCAGCCGCGCGAGCCGCCGCTGGGCCTGGCCGAGCTGCGAGCGGACCGTGGCCTCGTCCACACCCATGATCGCGGCGGCCTCGCCGGGGGTGCACTTCAGCCCGTACCGCAGCAGCACGGCGTCTCGCTGCCGTTCGGCGAGCCGGGAGACGGCGGAGTAGAAGCGGATGGTGTCGGTGAGCACCTCGTACTGGTCGGCTTCCGCGTGGGCCTCCTTGAGCGCGGCCTCGAAGGCACTGGTGTCCATCGGCTCAGGAACGGGGCTGCGGCGGAACTGGCGGTCGATCAGCCGCTGTTTGAGGACGGTCCACGCGTAGGCGTCGAGCCGGTCCATGTGCAGCATCCGCAGCCATTCGCCCATGATCGAGTCGAAAGCGGCGTCGACCGCCTCCTCGGCCGCCGCGTCCGAGCCCAGCTGCAGGTACGCGAACCGCATGTAGGCCGGGCGCCGGTCGGCGTGGAAGGCCCAGTACGACAGGCGCGCCGTCGCGTTCCACTGGCTCATGGGCGCCGGCCGCCGTCGCCGGCTCGGCAGACCCACGGCCCCGCCACCGGACTCCTCAGGAAGACCGCTGCCATCGCTCACCGCTCCACCCCATCCCGTGTGCGGGGCAAGGAAATCAGCGCGGGCGCACTCAGAGGGCGCAGAGACGCAAGCTGGAAGAATTACGTTCGGTGATGATCACGCGATGATCGATGTCGATCGCACACCCGCTCAACCAGCGCAAACGCATATGCCGTTCTCCTGTGCGTCCGTTTCGTTCCTCGCCGGACGGTACGGCGTGTGACCATCCCAAGATTCACTCGTTTGTCGGAGGGTGGGTACAACACAGCGATTCGGCTCCACCGCCGTGGAGCAGGCCGAGGCCGTCCTCGTCGAGTACTACCCCCAACTGGTACGGCTCGCCTACGTGACGCTCCCGGTCACCCTGGGCCGCCATAGCCGGGTACTCCTCGCGCACAAGGCGGTCCAGCGAGCGCTCCCGCACGGCGGGCGCGGCAGTACCCAGGCTCCGGCCGGGCCCGGCGGGCCCGGCGGCCCCCTGACCCAGGTGCGCGTACGGGTCCTGCGCGCGAGCCTCGCCCCGTCCGGCCGGGCGCGCCTCGCCGCGGCCGGGCTCGGCTGGCCGCCGGTGCCGCCCTTCGTCTGGGGGCTGCGTCTGTGGCCCCCGGCGGGCGGGATCGACGAGCCCGCCCGGGCGCTGGGCGCTGCTCCGGGGCCGGTCCGGGCCGCGTTCGTCCTGCACGGCATGGACGGCCTGCCCGAGGAAGCGGTGGCCCGGCTCCTCGGGCAGGCCGGGGTGGCCGACCCCGCGGACGCCGTACGGGAGGCGCTGGCCGCTTGGCGGGAGTGGGCCCCGGGGCAGGGGCAGGGGCGGGGGCGGGGACCGGGAGCGGGGCCGGGCTCGCAGGCGCCGGGGGTGTGGCGCGGCACCGGTACCGCCCCACGCACTCCTGCCCGTGCCGGGGATCTGGCTGGGGAAACGCTCCTGCGGGGGCCGGGCGGCGTCGAGTTCGATGCCGCCGTGGTCAGTGCCCGCCCCACCGACCTGCTGCGCCGCCGCCGCCGGACCCGGGCCGGCTGGACCGCCGCGGCCGCGCTGGCCCTGGTCGCGGGGATCCTCGCGACCGACGGGTCGCCGCCCCGCCCCGAGGCCTCGCCGCTCGCCGGACCGGCCGTCGCCGGGGCGCTGGACCCCGCCCGGCTGGTCCGCGTTCCCGCCGAGGTCTGGGCGGACACCGCCCGCGTCGACTTCACCGCCTGGCCCGCCCGCGGCGCCCGCACCGCCGACCGGGGCCTGCTCGCCCGCGCCCTCGCCGCCTGGTCCGCCCGGCCCCGGGAGGTGGCGGTGACGGCCGCGCCGGGGACGGCCGGTGACGCGCCGCTGCGCGCGCCGCAGCTCCTGTACGCGGGCGACGTCGCCGGGCGGGCGGTCGTGCTGCTGCTCGACGGGGACCGGGTGGTGCGATACGGCGAACCCGCCGAAGGCCCTGGCGGCCCCGGTGGCACCGGCGGGCCGCGCGGCCGGGAGCTCGCGTTCGCCCGTACCGACGAGGCGAACGTGACCACCGCCGCCGCGCTGACCCTGAGCCGCACCCCGGGAAACGGGAGTACGGACGGGGGCCGGGCCAGGTACCTGCTCGCGCCCTGGATCGCCCGGGCCGGCACCCGCGACCTGCTCCGGACGGGGGAGGGGACCAAGCCGCTGGCCGTTTCCGCCGACGGGGTCACCGCGGAGACCGCGGTGCCGATCATGGACGGCGCCGGCCGCGCCGAGAGTGCCGGTGGCGCCGCCGGAGCCTGCGCGGCGTGGCCCGTGCTGGAGCTGACCTCCTCCGCCCGCATCGTGGAGAAGCACGCCTTCGTCCTCGCCGACCTGGGCGCGCTGACCCCCGTACACCTCACCTACACGCCGCTGCCCGCCGGTCCCGGGGCGGTGGCCGCACGCCAGCCGCGCGAGGCCACCGGTCCGGCCGCGCGGGCGGCGTGGGCGCCGGTCGCCTGCCGGCTGCGGGAGCACCGCGCCGGATCGGTACGGGCCGTCAACGTCTGGGACTTCGCCGGCTCCGAACTCCCGGACGGCGCGGGCCGGGCCGTCTGGACCTGCACCCGGGCCTCCGGCTGGGCCGGTCCGGGTGACGTCCTGGTCCAGCTGCGGCTGCCCGCCGGACCCCCGCAGGACGTGGCGCGGTCCCGCGACACCGCCGCGTGCGGACGGTTCGGGCAGCACCTGCTCGCGGGCACCCGGTGGAGGTCGCCGGCCGATCGCTGGTACCTGCTGGCGGCCGGCAGCAGGGAGGTCGTCGGCATCACGGCGGCCGGAGCCGTCCGCGCGGAGGCCGCCGGCCGGACCCTGGCCGTCCCCGTCGCCGGTCCGCAGGGCCCCGCGGCCGATCTGACGGGCAGACTCGCGAGCGGCGTCCGGATCACCGCCGTCGACGGGGGCCGGGGCGGCCGCGACTGACGGCCCACCGCCGGGGCGGCCCCGCGCCCGCGCCGCCCGCGGCCCCGGGCTCGCCGCCGCCGCTCGCCGGAGCACCCGTCCGCGGCCGCCGCGGACGGTGTCCCACCGGGGGTGGACGGCGGTTCGGGGGCTGCCCGGCCCGCTGTACCATGGCCGCAGCGCGAGGGCCGTGACGGAGTGGTCACAGTCCTCGCTTTTGTTTTGCACCCCCCGGTTTTGAGTTGTACCCCAGTCCACCCAGAAGAAATGCGGGGCGTGGCGTTTCGGCGGTTCGATACGATGAACCGCACGTCACGTCGTACCGGCATATATGAAATGGAGCATCCGAGGATGGCTCGACACCTGATCACCAGCGCGCTTCCCTACATCAACGGGATCAAGCACCTGGGCAACATGGTCGGGTCGATGCTTCCGGCGGATGTGTACTCCCGGTACCTCCGCCAGCGCGGCCACGACGTCCTCTACATCTGTGCCACCGACGAGCACGGCACCCCCGCCGAGCTCGCCGCGAAGGCGGCCGGTCTCTCGGTCGCCGAGTTCTGCGCGCAGGCCCACGACGCCCAGAAGGCGGTCTACGACGGCTTCGAGCTGTCCTTCGACTACTTCGGCCGCAGCTCCTCGGAGCAGAACCGCGAGATCACCCAGCACTTCGCGCGCCAGCTCGAGAAGAACGGCTTCATCGAGGAGCGCGCGATCCGGCAGGTCTACTCGCCGGTGGACGGCCGCTTCCTGCCGGACCGCTACGTAGAGGGCACTTGCCCGCACTGCGGCTACGACAAGGCCCGCGGCGACCAGTGCGAGAACTGCACCCGCGTCCTGGACCCCACGGACCTGATCGAGCCCCGCTCGGCCATCTCCGGCTCCACCGAGCTGGAGGTCCGCGAGACCAAGCACCTCTTCCTCCTCCAGTCCAAGCTCCAGGTCGAGGTCGAGGCCTGGGTCGCGGAGCACGAGGAGGAGTGGCCGCAGCTCGCGTCCTCGATCGCCCGCAAGTGGCTGACCGAAGGCCTGCACGACCGCGCCATCACGCGCGACCTCGACTGGGGCGTCCCGGTCCCTGCCGACACGTGGCCCGAGCTGGCCGCCGACGGCAAGGTGTTCTACGTCTGGTTCGACGCGCCGATCGAGTACATCGCCTCGACCAAGGAGTGGGCGGACGCCGACCCGGCGAACCGCGACTACAAGTCCTGGTGGTACGAGGCCGAGGACGTCCGCTACACGCAGTTCATGGCCAAGGACAACGTCCCGTTCCACACGGTGATGTTCCCCGCCACCGAGC is a window from the Streptomyces sp. NBC_01244 genome containing:
- a CDS encoding agmatine deiminase family protein, which produces MPDSPDDSRSLLGRFFGSAPSRRIVLGAAGLGAAGVALGTAAAAVPGAVRAPSAGVQRWRVDIDDVPHARTWMSWPSRSSIWGGRALTGVQEDIALIAKTIARYEPVVMCAPDAYTAATARSWCGPAVTVTTAIGTDDLWMRDIAPVFRRDGRGGLDAIGLNFNGWGNKQAHSYDAHVAESVAYEAHLPFGKTDFVGEGGSIETDGDGTVMATESSLVNKNRNRGWSRAEVEDAVLHAYGADKMIWVPGIKGKDITDDHIDVTSRFIRPGVVMVQVPPASRDDIWARDAREQFSILSAATDARGRRLTVIKVDGPDTTRSKNPEFVDSYMNFHVVNGAVITAQFGDSAKDAAAKRALAAAFPGRTVVQLDVDRLMAGGGGIHCSTMAEPRP
- a CDS encoding TetR/AcrR family transcriptional regulator, encoding MADRRTAIMEGAARVIARRGVRGLRVEELAAEAGVSTALIYYHFKDRAGILRATLEFINDRAGRYTAERDPADPPLDALGELEQTLLLEFQDAPGVRENSTAWGELRASAVFDPDLREDLAGATRVWIQEVSELLGQVRPMAAAAALTSAAERLTALVEGLSSRWLSGSLPLAHARELMVSSIAAELDRLARTA
- a CDS encoding NACHT domain-containing protein, with product MEPTAIGLKLATAVIGPLVRKFFVTDGPGAGLVDKPVRISGYVSFKGEKRTLTESDVRALSDTLVRQALSTGERRIPADEREAVTDALATTLHALGDLTITDVDAVRLGPEAFARELRRAADRPERHLSADATHFYEALLGVASLHILEFFTQRKTFTAHALVGQTRAVDELTSKTNELIRRTPLPDAADAAFEATYLPYVAKKHSKLTIYGIDLSNSPARWPLDVAYLSLEAAPLGRTEISWDAYESADDFLAVQRTLETQPADQALARTPRVLLRGEAGSGKTTLVQWLAVTAAQQDRPDRPAYLRDRVPFVLPLRTLTRHGERLPAPKDFLAAIGCPLAGSQPAGWEHRVLTAGRGLVLVDGIDEIPEPERDRTRRWLRDLIDTYDDDGNRWLVTSRPSAVGQDWLTAEDFGELALSSMGRADTATFIRRWHAAARDGSESAAELDVYEEQLLTAVATKADLGRLATNPLLCGLICALHRDRRGYLPHGRKDLYEAALSMLISRRDRERDMKVPDLREEPQLELLQRLAYWLIKNGRTEMDRSQAEDIIGRALPAVPEAAALGGASAVFDHFLQRSGLLRQPAPGTVDFIHRTFQDFLGARAAVEEGDFGLLAAHAADDQWEDVIRMAVALARPRERVTLFEDMLTLGDRTEDRRVYLLAAACLEHATTLDPSVREAVEERTTRLITPRDEFSARALGTLGPLILDLLPGPDGLDESDCYYTVIAASKVASDAAIPFLAGYSGHPSLRVRSQLMWAWSRFDSARYADEVIAHLDPDGLDYSVTSDAQLLHLERLNLRADSLDVRNAVSVETLTSYLSRHKITKLRLTSHPLTDLEFLRAQSGLASFSALHCPALTDLSPLDELPIRRLAIEGSPTMDLSRLNRLTTLTHLWLYNGVSLCRSPESLPPRAPLHALNRVEGAVSERDLKGLSRFAALTSLTHLSDRISAEDWQEMTELPALRTLALEAVSLETLPPDVVLAQVTALTLHDDDGVSAAQLVLDRLPHAFPGLVSGVYSGTLTPCLDVSTLADIVTLEAFEIDLPARMLEGVASLPSRITVSQGR
- a CDS encoding serine/threonine-protein kinase encodes the protein MAQDEVRGSVVVAGRYRLEDRLGRGGMGTVWRATDELLGRPVAVKELHAGEGDGDGVAAGALREARAVAHVRHPHVVVVHDVVEHRGRPCIVMELVDGASLADLISAGKTLTPVETARTALALLGALTAAHGRGVLHRDVKPANVLMESGTGRVVLTDFGIARFSGATTISQTGAFVGSPEYTAPERIQGAEAGPAADLWSLGTLMCTALTGESPFRRDSLGGVLHAVVSAEIRPPAQAGPLLPVIRGLLERDPERRMAAAEADRLLSGYLAGGSLLPGGGDRAPADRVPAPADGMPTSAAAAAPAGVPASDSDSASEGLTAPAAAPRPTARQRVAMRSGLRLGLIAAAAAVLVAAGVVVGVDPLRSLLGGEGSGHGSRSGVAAPAGSATPTPLSPPGGAGAAPSAVGVTPSGPPSGYRTFADPQGFAIAVPEGYQRATDDQRVFYVSPDGAFRIGIRVKMPVLGGPLGVMRQAHAMGPDIDPGYRAGTVVSTTHHELPAALWEFTWNGFTPAEGARHTYDLCWDQNGRMYDIWVSAPVGELAEAKRHFDTAVATFVPGAPGSVTP
- a CDS encoding sigma-70 family RNA polymerase sigma factor, yielding MSQWNATARLSYWAFHADRRPAYMRFAYLQLGSDAAAEEAVDAAFDSIMGEWLRMLHMDRLDAYAWTVLKQRLIDRQFRRSPVPEPMDTSAFEAALKEAHAEADQYEVLTDTIRFYSAVSRLAERQRDAVLLRYGLKCTPGEAAAIMGVDEATVRSQLGQAQRRLARLLDTSAES